Proteins co-encoded in one Ruegeria sp. YS9 genomic window:
- a CDS encoding cell wall metabolism sensor histidine kinase WalK, translating into MTEDVLEDIVLAIPLPALMVDQTERIIAVNTDATSLLGQNIVGRHFATILRQPQVLDAIEQSLTSKSAKKARHLSNDGAQDTTYTVECRYMNGVASEGAVMVTFQDTTHLEHASQMRRDFVANVSHELRTPLTALMGFIETLRGPAREDPAARDRFLKIMADEANRMNRLVGDLLSLNRVESEERVRPRQQLELTGLLQSTINSLRPLAEDAGVVLSLDVKNGPLSVTGDGDQLRQVFTNLIENGIKYGASGGSVTVRVLPVDRDPAMRGPAVRIQFIDKGPGIDAVHLPRLTERFYRADSHRSRQLGGTGLGLAIVKHIVNRHRGRLRVESELGKGSVFTVVLPR; encoded by the coding sequence ATGACCGAAGACGTTCTTGAGGACATTGTTCTTGCGATCCCGTTGCCGGCGCTGATGGTGGATCAGACTGAACGGATCATTGCCGTGAACACGGATGCAACGTCACTTCTGGGCCAGAACATTGTTGGACGTCATTTTGCGACCATATTGCGGCAGCCGCAGGTTCTGGACGCGATCGAGCAAAGCCTGACAAGCAAAAGCGCAAAGAAAGCACGTCATCTGTCCAATGACGGCGCGCAGGACACAACATACACAGTCGAATGCAGATACATGAACGGTGTCGCTTCCGAAGGGGCCGTCATGGTCACGTTTCAGGATACCACCCATCTGGAACACGCCAGCCAGATGCGACGGGATTTCGTAGCCAATGTCAGCCATGAATTGCGCACGCCGTTGACCGCCTTGATGGGTTTCATTGAAACCTTGCGTGGTCCGGCACGCGAAGACCCCGCGGCACGGGATCGGTTCCTCAAGATCATGGCCGATGAAGCCAACAGGATGAACCGTCTGGTCGGGGATCTGTTGTCGTTGAACCGGGTCGAAAGCGAAGAACGTGTTCGACCCAGGCAACAGCTGGAGCTTACCGGTCTTCTTCAATCCACGATAAACTCTTTGCGGCCCCTTGCGGAAGACGCTGGCGTGGTTCTGTCGCTGGACGTGAAAAACGGTCCGCTTTCAGTCACCGGCGACGGTGATCAATTGCGACAGGTTTTCACCAATCTCATCGAGAACGGGATCAAATATGGCGCCAGTGGCGGCAGCGTCACCGTACGTGTCTTGCCTGTGGACAGGGATCCGGCGATGCGCGGCCCGGCTGTCCGAATCCAGTTCATAGACAAGGGGCCCGGCATAGATGCCGTTCACCTGCCGCGCCTGACTGAGCGATTCTATCGCGCCGACAGCCACAGGTCGCGGCAACTGGGCGGAACGGGGCTTGGTCTTGCGATCGTGAAGCACATCGTCAATCGCCATCGTGGAAGACTTCGCGTCGAAAGCGAATTGGGAAAAGGCTCTGTTTTTACGGTTGTTTTACCTCGTTGA
- a CDS encoding PAS domain-containing protein, whose amino-acid sequence MKTFFGIGSGSEFGKIVAMDRFDSGRSLSPIRQAEAYWTALLSGDSVPMRSQIDPRGLENVLEYTFILERIAPGLARFRLAGSHLNALAGMEVRGMPLTAFFQPDARAQTKDVLEQVFASPAVAELSLTSGGVLGRTRMQARMILLPLKSDLGDVSRVLGVMIADGAIGKTPRRFSLADTRIKPVSEIQVPAPTLRRPVEGFAEEQREFKRSAGHLHLVVSRDD is encoded by the coding sequence ATGAAAACCTTTTTCGGGATAGGTTCCGGGTCAGAATTTGGAAAGATCGTCGCAATGGATCGCTTTGACAGTGGGCGCAGCCTATCGCCGATCCGCCAGGCCGAGGCGTATTGGACCGCGTTGTTGAGCGGTGACAGCGTACCGATGCGGTCTCAAATCGACCCGCGCGGTCTTGAGAATGTTCTAGAATATACTTTCATCCTGGAACGCATCGCACCCGGCCTGGCCCGATTTCGTCTGGCAGGCAGCCATCTGAACGCACTAGCAGGGATGGAAGTGCGAGGGATGCCGTTGACCGCGTTCTTTCAACCGGATGCCCGTGCGCAGACCAAGGATGTTCTGGAGCAGGTATTTGCATCCCCCGCTGTTGCCGAATTGAGTCTGACCTCGGGCGGGGTGTTGGGACGTACCCGGATGCAGGCCCGGATGATCCTTTTGCCACTGAAAAGCGACCTTGGGGATGTCAGTCGTGTTTTGGGGGTCATGATCGCCGATGGCGCAATCGGCAAGACACCGCGCCGGTTTTCACTGGCCGATACGCGGATCAAACCGGTTTCTGAAATTCAGGTGCCCGCGCCCACTCTGCGCCGTCCTGTGGAAGGTTTTGCCGAGGAACAACGCGAATTCAAACGCTCTGCCGGCCATCTTCATCTGGTGGTGTCTCGCGACGATTGA
- a CDS encoding YicC/YloC family endoribonuclease codes for MIRSMTGFASGKGTFGPHSWSWELRSVNGKGLDMRLRVPDWLTGLEVALRASLSKSLSRGNVTLSMRLNREDSAPELALNEAAMAAALTALERTEALAAARGITLAPSCASDLLALKGMMDAGTEVDDPAPLVAHLTSEFKDLLAAFIDMRKTEGAALSVVLNTQLDRVAELTTQAAAIAEQRKDEMTEGLRENLARVLENTQGADPDRVAQELAMIAVKADITEEIDRLTAHVGAARELLAQEGAVGRKLDFLMQEFNREANTLCSKAQSSDLTSVGLELKAVIDQMREQVQNVE; via the coding sequence ATGATCAGATCCATGACCGGATTTGCCTCGGGGAAGGGAACTTTCGGACCGCACAGCTGGTCGTGGGAACTTCGTAGCGTAAACGGCAAGGGGCTGGACATGCGACTGCGCGTGCCCGACTGGTTGACCGGTCTCGAAGTCGCGTTGCGGGCGTCGCTGTCCAAATCCCTGAGCCGGGGAAACGTGACCCTGTCGATGCGGTTGAACCGCGAGGATTCTGCCCCGGAACTGGCCTTGAACGAAGCCGCGATGGCTGCGGCCTTGACCGCTCTTGAACGAACGGAAGCGCTGGCAGCTGCGCGCGGCATCACGCTTGCACCGTCGTGTGCGTCAGATCTTTTGGCGCTCAAGGGGATGATGGATGCAGGAACCGAGGTCGACGATCCGGCACCGCTTGTTGCTCATCTGACGTCCGAATTCAAAGATCTTCTGGCCGCGTTCATAGATATGCGCAAAACCGAAGGGGCAGCTTTGTCGGTGGTCTTGAACACGCAACTGGATCGGGTCGCGGAACTGACGACGCAAGCCGCGGCCATTGCCGAGCAACGTAAGGACGAGATGACCGAGGGGCTGCGTGAGAATCTCGCGCGGGTGCTGGAGAACACGCAAGGAGCGGATCCTGATCGTGTCGCGCAAGAGCTGGCGATGATCGCGGTCAAGGCGGATATCACCGAAGAAATCGACCGCCTGACCGCGCATGTAGGGGCCGCGCGTGAGTTGTTGGCACAGGAAGGGGCCGTGGGCCGCAAGCTGGATTTCCTGATGCAGGAGTTCAATCGCGAAGCCAACACGCTGTGTTCCAAGGCGCAAAGCTCGGACCTGACATCGGTCGGGCTGGAACTGAAAGCGGTGATCGATCAGATGCGCGAGCAAGTGCAGAACGTGGAATAA
- the gmk gene encoding guanylate kinase has product MADRRGLLIILSSPSGAGKSTLARRLMAWDTDLEFSISATTRAPRPGEEHGREYFFLSEDEFKQQVADGQMLEHAHVFGNFYGSPAEPVKNSINAGKDVLFDVDWQGEVQIRNSDLGKHALSIFILPPSIPELRRRLETRGQDSDDVIGRRMLKSWDEISHWGYYDYVLINDDLEATEEKLKTIVSAERMRRIQQPRLQQHVRKLQREFEGLS; this is encoded by the coding sequence ATGGCGGACCGCCGAGGCCTACTAATCATCCTGTCTTCTCCGTCCGGAGCGGGCAAATCGACCCTGGCCAGACGGCTGATGGCCTGGGATACGGATCTGGAATTCTCGATCTCGGCGACGACCCGGGCTCCGCGCCCTGGCGAAGAGCATGGGCGCGAGTATTTCTTCCTGTCCGAGGACGAATTCAAACAGCAAGTCGCTGATGGGCAGATGCTGGAACATGCCCATGTATTCGGAAACTTCTATGGCTCGCCTGCCGAGCCGGTCAAAAATTCGATCAATGCCGGCAAGGACGTATTGTTCGACGTCGACTGGCAGGGTGAAGTGCAGATCCGAAATTCGGATCTGGGCAAGCACGCGTTGTCGATCTTCATTCTGCCGCCGTCCATCCCCGAGCTGCGCCGCCGGCTGGAAACGCGCGGGCAAGACAGTGATGACGTCATCGGCCGCCGTATGCTCAAAAGCTGGGATGAAATCAGCCACTGGGGCTATTACGATTACGTCCTGATCAACGATGACCTAGAGGCAACCGAAGAAAAGCTGAAAACAATCGTCAGCGCTGAGCGGATGCGCCGCATTCAGCAACCCAGGTTGCAACAGCACGTCCGCAAGTTGCAGAGAGAATTCGAGGGACTGTCATGA
- a CDS encoding gamma carbonic anhydrase family protein: MTIYALGEHAPHIHEDTWVAPDANLIGKVVLEKGASVWFGCTIRADHEEIRVGEGSNVQENCVMHIDAGFPLTIGRNCTIGHKVMLHGCTIGENTLVGMGAIVLNGAKIGRNCLIGAGALITEGKEIPDNSLVMGSPGKVVRQLDEAAAQRITFSALHYQENMRKFRETLKPAL; this comes from the coding sequence ATGACCATTTACGCTTTGGGCGAGCACGCTCCGCACATTCACGAGGACACCTGGGTCGCGCCCGATGCCAATCTGATTGGCAAGGTTGTGCTCGAGAAGGGGGCCTCGGTTTGGTTCGGCTGCACGATTCGCGCGGATCACGAAGAAATCCGGGTCGGCGAAGGCAGCAACGTTCAGGAAAACTGCGTGATGCATATCGACGCCGGCTTTCCCCTGACGATTGGTCGAAATTGCACCATCGGGCACAAGGTGATGCTGCATGGCTGCACCATAGGCGAAAACACGTTGGTCGGAATGGGCGCAATCGTTCTGAACGGGGCGAAGATCGGCCGGAACTGTCTGATCGGAGCAGGGGCCCTGATCACCGAGGGCAAGGAAATTCCCGACAATTCGCTTGTCATGGGATCGCCGGGCAAGGTCGTGCGCCAACTGGATGAGGCCGCGGCCCAAAGGATCACGTTCAGTGCGCTGCACTATCAGGAAAACATGCGCAAATTCCGTGAAACCCTGAAACCTGCGCTTTGA
- a CDS encoding substrate-binding domain-containing protein — protein MSFVKLSASALAIAAVSATTAAARDNVQIAGSSTVLPYASIVAELFGENTDFPTPVVESGGSSAGLKRFCEGVGENTIDVANASRAIREKEIKACAENGVTDIMEVRIGYDGIVFASQQTGPAFTAFEPSDIFNALGAKVLKDGEIVDNPYNTWAEFNPELPDVEIASFIPGTKHGTREVFEEKVLLIGCEETGAMEAMIAGGMSEDDAEDACLAVRTDGKSVDIDGDYTETLARIDTNPNGIGVFGLAFYENNTDKLKVATMSGVAPSTETISTGEYPVSRPLFFYVKKAHIGVIPGLKEYAQFFTHDEIAGPSGPLANYGLVADPELAKTQDAIANEVTMGSGS, from the coding sequence ATGTCCTTTGTAAAACTGTCGGCATCTGCGCTGGCTATCGCTGCCGTCTCGGCGACCACTGCTGCGGCGCGTGACAACGTTCAGATCGCCGGTTCGTCGACCGTTCTGCCTTATGCCTCGATCGTAGCCGAACTGTTCGGTGAAAACACAGACTTTCCAACTCCGGTTGTTGAATCCGGCGGTTCGTCGGCTGGTCTGAAGCGTTTCTGCGAAGGCGTTGGCGAAAACACCATCGACGTTGCAAACGCGTCGCGCGCGATCCGTGAAAAAGAGATCAAAGCCTGCGCCGAAAACGGTGTGACCGACATCATGGAAGTCCGCATCGGTTATGACGGCATCGTATTCGCTAGCCAGCAGACCGGGCCTGCCTTCACCGCGTTCGAACCGTCCGACATTTTCAATGCTCTGGGTGCAAAAGTTCTGAAAGACGGTGAGATCGTTGACAACCCGTACAACACCTGGGCCGAGTTCAACCCAGAACTGCCCGATGTTGAAATCGCAAGCTTCATCCCAGGCACCAAGCACGGCACCCGCGAAGTGTTCGAAGAAAAAGTTCTGCTGATCGGTTGTGAAGAAACCGGCGCCATGGAAGCCATGATCGCGGGCGGCATGAGCGAAGACGACGCTGAAGATGCCTGTCTGGCGGTTCGCACCGATGGCAAATCGGTTGATATCGACGGTGACTATACCGAAACCCTGGCGCGTATCGACACCAACCCCAACGGTATCGGCGTGTTTGGTCTGGCGTTCTACGAGAACAACACCGACAAGTTGAAGGTTGCCACCATGTCGGGTGTCGCACCGTCGACCGAAACCATCTCGACGGGCGAATATCCGGTTTCCCGCCCGCTGTTCTTCTACGTGAAGAAAGCTCATATCGGCGTAATCCCCGGTTTGAAGGAATACGCGCAGTTCTTCACCCATGACGAAATCGCCGGTCCGTCGGGCCCGCTTGCCAACTATGGCCTGGTCGCCGATCCTGAACTGGCAAAAACTCAGGACGCAATCGCCAACGAAGTCACCATGGGTTCGGGCAGCTGA